TGGGCGATCCAGCCCGGCAGCCGGCCGAGCGCGAACAGCACGGTGAACATGCTGGTCGGGAAGCCCATGGCGCGGTAGATCAGGCCGGTGTAGAAGTCCACGTTCGGGTAGAGCTTGCGGGAGATGAAGTAGTCGTCCGTGAGGGCGTGCTCCTCCAGCTTCAGCGCGATGTCCAGCAGCTCGTCGGCCTTGCCCAGCTGGGCCAGGACGTCGTGGGCCGCGCCCTTGATGATCTGCGCGCGGGGGTCGAAGCTCTTGTAGACGCGGTGCCCGAAGCCCATGAGCTTCACGCCGTCTTCCTTGTTCTTCACCTTGCGGATGAAGGCGTCGACGTCGCCGCCGTCCTGCTTGATCTTGGTGAGCATCTCCAGCACGGCCTGGTTGGCACCGCCGTGCAGCGGGCCCCAGAGGGCGTTGATGCCCGCCGAGATCGAGGCGAACAGGTTGGCCTGGGAGGAGCCCACCAGCCGGACCGTCGACGTGGAGCAGTTCTGCTCGTGGTCGGCGTGCAGGATGAGCAGCTTCTCCAGGGCGCTGACCACGACCGGGTTGAGCTCGTAGTCCTCGGCCGGCACCGCGAAGGTCATCCGCAGGAAGTTCTCGACGTAGCCGAGGTCGTTGCGCGGGTAGACGAAGGGGTGGCCCTGCGACTTCTTGAAGGCGTAGGCCGCTATGGTCGGCAGCTTCGCCAGCAGCCGGACGGCGGACAGCTGGCGCTGCTCGGCGTCGAACGGGTTGTGGCTGTCCTGGTAGAACGTGGACAGCGCGCTGACCACCGAGGACAGCATCGCCATCGGGTGGGCGTCGCGCGGGAAGCCCTGGTAGAAGCGCTTGACGTCCTCGTGCAGCAGCGTGTGCTGCGAGATGTCGTGCTGGAAGACGGAGAGCTGGTCGGTGTTCGGCAGCTCGCCGTTGATCAGCAGGTAGGCGGTCTCAAGGAAGGTCCCGCGCTCGGCGAGCTGCTCGATCGGGTAGCCCCGGTAGCGCAGGATGCCCTGGTCGCCGTCGATGTAGGTGATCGCGGACTTGCAGGCGGCGGTGTTTCCGAAGCCGTTGTCCAGCGTGGTCAGGCCGGTCTGGCTGAGCAGCTTCGAGATGTCGAAGCCGGCGTTGCCAACGGTGGCGTCCACCACCGGGTACTCATACTCGTTGCCCTGGTAGCCGAGTACTACAGAGTTGTCGCTCACGTCTTCCCTCACCAGCGAAATGAACCTCTTCAAGGGGTGCCCTGACTCTGTCCTACCATCCCCCATCCGAGCGACCTACGGGTAACCCGGGTGACCCAAAAGAGCCGGGACCTACAAAGAAGCATCCTCCTCGCCTTGGATTCCCAACAGTGGGCAATGGTTGCTGAACTCAACCGGATCGGAGCCGATGGTCGAGGGCGGTATGGCGTCGACCTGCGGAAACGGCCCGCACGGCCTGCGCCAGCGCCCTTCGTGAACCGACCAGGACCACGATCTTCTTGGCCCGGGTGACCGCGGTGTAGAGCAGGTTCCGCTGGAGCATCATCCAGGCGCTGGTAGTGACAGGGATCACTACGCAGGGGTACTCGCTGCCCTGCGAACGGTGGATGGTGACGGCATAGGCGTGGGCCAGTTCGTCCAGTTCGTCGAAGTCGTAGGGGACCTCCTCGTCCTCGTCGGTGAGGACGGTCAGTCGCTGCTCCTCCAGGTTGAGGCCGGTGACCACACCCACCGTTCCGTTGAAGACCCCGTTCGCGCCTTTGTCATAGTTGTTCCGGATCTGGGTGACCTTGTCGCCGACCCGGAAGGTCCGCCCGCCGAAGCGGCGCTCGGGGAGGTCCGGGCGGGACGGCGTGACCGCACCCTGGAGCAGCACATTGAGGTTGCCCGCCCCGGCCGGTCCGCGGTGCATCGGCGCCAGCACCTGGATGTCCCGGCGCGGGTCGAGGCCGAACCTGGCCGGCAGCCGGCGGGCGACCACGTCGACCGTGAGCCCGGCGGCGAGCTCGGCGTCCTCCTCCGGGAACAGGAAGAAGTCGGCCAGCCCGTCGGTGATCGGCGGGACGCCCTCGTTGATCCGGTGGGCGTTGCTGACCACGCCGGACTGGGCCGCCTGCCGGAAGATCCGGGTCAGCCGGACCGCCGGGACCGGGCTGCCCGGCGCCAGCAGGTCCCGCAGCACCTCGCCCGCACCGACCGAGGGCAGCTGGTCGACGTCGCCCACCAGCAGCAGGTGCGCCCCCGGCGGGACCGCCTTGGCCAGCTTGTTGGCCAGCAGCAGGTCCAGCATCGAGGCCTCGTCGACCACCACCAGGTCGGCGTCGAGCGGCCGGTCCCGGTCGTAGGCGGCGTCGCCGCCCGGCTTGAGCTCCAGCAGCCGGTGCACGGTGGAGGCCTCACAGCCGGTCAGCTCGGCCAGCCGCTTGGCCGCCCGCCCGGTGGGCGCGGCCAGCACGATCTTC
The Streptacidiphilus albus JL83 genome window above contains:
- a CDS encoding citrate synthase, yielding MSDNSVVLGYQGNEYEYPVVDATVGNAGFDISKLLSQTGLTTLDNGFGNTAACKSAITYIDGDQGILRYRGYPIEQLAERGTFLETAYLLINGELPNTDQLSVFQHDISQHTLLHEDVKRFYQGFPRDAHPMAMLSSVVSALSTFYQDSHNPFDAEQRQLSAVRLLAKLPTIAAYAFKKSQGHPFVYPRNDLGYVENFLRMTFAVPAEDYELNPVVVSALEKLLILHADHEQNCSTSTVRLVGSSQANLFASISAGINALWGPLHGGANQAVLEMLTKIKQDGGDVDAFIRKVKNKEDGVKLMGFGHRVYKSFDPRAQIIKGAAHDVLAQLGKADELLDIALKLEEHALTDDYFISRKLYPNVDFYTGLIYRAMGFPTSMFTVLFALGRLPGWIAHWQEMITDPSNKIGRPRQIYTGEVIREFVPIEAR